The DNA region GGGAGACCGTTGCGGTCCCCAGCTTTCCGACGACGATACCCGCCCCGAGATTGGCCAGCTCGGCGGCCTCCATCGCCTCCGAGCCGGCCGCGAGCGCAAGGCTGAAGAGACAGAGGGAGGTGTCTCCGGCCCCTGAAACATCGAAGACCTCGCGTGCCGCCGTCGGGATGCGCCGAGGACGGCTCTGCTCGTCAAGCAGCAGCATGCCTTCTTCTCCGAGAGTCACGAGCAGGTGGAGACAGCCCCACCGTTCCTGCAGTTGACGGGCCGCGTTCTCGACCGCGGCAAGGCTCTCCTCCGGGTCTTCCATGCCGCTTAGAGCGAGCGCTTCGGAGCGGTTCGGCTTGAGCACGCTCACCCCCTTCCAGCACAGGCGGTTGTGGGTGTGTGGATCGGCCGCCGTGAGCTTGCCGGCCCGGGTTCCCTCTTCGAGGATGAGGTCGACGATCTCCTGGTCAAGTAGCCCCTTCGCGTAGTCTTCGACCAGGATCAGATCGAAGGAAGGGATCCTCCGCCGAAGGAAATCGAGAAGTTCCCCTCGTGCCGGAAAGGGCAAGGCATCTCTCGTCTCCCGGTCAACGCGGACGATCTGCTGCTGCCTCCCGAAGACCCGGGTCTTGACGGTCGTCGGCCGCCCGGGAATGGACCAGATGCCGCTGACATCGCATCCGATCTGCTTCAAGGATCCGACGAGCTCCACCCCGGCGGGATCGTCGCCGACCATTCCGCATAGCGTGACGTGCGGGGTGAATTCCAAAAGATTGCGAGCGACGTTGGCAGCACCGCCGGGAAAGCGGGAGCAGCGCTGCACCTCGACCACGGGGACGGGCGCCTCCGGAGAGAGCCGGCGGACCCGTCCCCAGAGAAACTCATCGAGCATGAGATCTCCGATCACCAGGGCGCGCAAGCGGCCGAAGCGCGCCAGCAGCAGGTCCAGCCGGTCGGGGGCGAGAGGCACGGAGCCAAGGGGTACCCGAAGGTCTCCGCTCTGTCAAACGCCATCTCCGGCTTCGCCGGAAGATGGAGGCGGAAAGACAAAGAATCTTGCTCCGCCGGACATTCTCTCGAAGGATACAGCATCGCATCGAATCGCGCGAAAGGAGATCCTTTTCTTGTCCATCATCGCCTATCTCGGTCCGGAGCATACTTTTTCCCATCTGGTCGCACGCAAGAGGTTCCCACAAGGACGGCTTTTTCCCTGCGCGTCGATCGCCGAGGTGATCGCCTTCGCGCAGGACCAGGAAGAGCATCTGGGCCTGGTCCCGATTGAGAACTCCTCCGGCGGGATGATCCTGGAAACCGTCGATCTCCTCCTAGAGGAGGACAGCCCGCTCTTCATCCAGGAGGAACTCTCTCTCCGTGTCCGTTTGGCCCTCGTCGGGCATCCCGGCACCCCTCCGCGGATCGTCTTTTCGCACTGGGCGCCGCTTGGCCACTGCCGGCGCTGGATCGAGACCCGGTTCCCCCGAGCCGAGCTGCGGGTCGCCGGAAGCACCGCCGAGGCCGCCCGACTGGCGGCGAAGACTCCCGGAGCCGTAGCGCTGGCGACTCGAGAGGCGGCGGCCGCGACCGGGCTTTCCGTGCTCCACTACCCGGTGGAGGAGGAGATCCTCAACTTGACGCAGTTCGTTCTCCTGGGCCGGCAGAAGCTTACCTCCGGAGGACAGGAGACCAGCCTCGTGTTTTCCTTGCCGCAGAAGCCCGGGAGCCTCTGTTCGTTCTTGGAGCCGTTTCGTGCCGAAGCGATCAACCTCAAGCGGATCGTTTCCCGGCCCGTCCCCGGACAACCCAACACCTACGTCTTCTTCGCCAGCCTTGAGGGGAGCGATGCGGAGCCTCCGATGGAGCGGGCTCTCAAGACGGCCGAGGGGCGGGCGCTCCGGTGCCGTTCCCTCGGCTCCTATCCGGTTCTTGCTCCTTACGAGTCGTAGCGGCCGGCGCTTTCGCGCCGAGGCCCCGGGCCGGCTCTCTCCCCGGCCGGAGGATGTCCTCCCACGGTGTGGTGAAGCTCTCGTCCGAAAGGAAGAAAGAGGCGGGCGGGTCGGGCGCTTTTTCATCCTCGGGGTGGCGCACGTTCTTCCCAAGCGTCTGATCTTCGGGCTGGGTTTTGGCGATCGAAACGGGCGTCCCCGGGCCGATCAGCTCGTAGAGGCGCTCCGCATCCCTTCCGGTCAAATGGAGGCAACCATGCGTCCGAGGAACCGACCAGAGAAACCCTTCGTGGAAGCCGTACCCGGGTAGGAACCCTATCCAGAAGGGCATCGGGTAGCCGACGTAGCGCCAGCCGGGCTTTCGATCCGGAGGGCCGCCGACCCGGGTGCCTTCGACCGCCCGGCCATCCTTGACCCAAAATCCATACCGCCCCGAGCGGCGCCGCTTAGCCTTGCCTCGCACATGAAAGTCGCCGGTCG from Methylacidimicrobium sp. AP8 includes:
- a CDS encoding bifunctional heptose 7-phosphate kinase/heptose 1-phosphate adenyltransferase, with protein sequence MPLAPDRLDLLLARFGRLRALVIGDLMLDEFLWGRVRRLSPEAPVPVVEVQRCSRFPGGAANVARNLLEFTPHVTLCGMVGDDPAGVELVGSLKQIGCDVSGIWSIPGRPTTVKTRVFGRQQQIVRVDRETRDALPFPARGELLDFLRRRIPSFDLILVEDYAKGLLDQEIVDLILEEGTRAGKLTAADPHTHNRLCWKGVSVLKPNRSEALALSGMEDPEESLAAVENAARQLQERWGCLHLLVTLGEEGMLLLDEQSRPRRIPTAAREVFDVSGAGDTSLCLFSLALAAGSEAMEAAELANLGAGIVVGKLGTATVSPAELRANLTPVP
- a CDS encoding prephenate dehydratase domain-containing protein, with the protein product MSIIAYLGPEHTFSHLVARKRFPQGRLFPCASIAEVIAFAQDQEEHLGLVPIENSSGGMILETVDLLLEEDSPLFIQEELSLRVRLALVGHPGTPPRIVFSHWAPLGHCRRWIETRFPRAELRVAGSTAEAARLAAKTPGAVALATREAAAATGLSVLHYPVEEEILNLTQFVLLGRQKLTSGGQETSLVFSLPQKPGSLCSFLEPFRAEAINLKRIVSRPVPGQPNTYVFFASLEGSDAEPPMERALKTAEGRALRCRSLGSYPVLAPYES
- a CDS encoding L,D-transpeptidase; this translates as MQTLRHGRPALGPILIFLLVPALFPAGPSARAGTTQAGSWTAGVHHRVPASAASSRIVKVSLERRVVYVLEGGQPLLVAPICSGMPGHATPTGDFHVRGKAKRRRSGRYGFWVKDGRAVEGTRVGGPPDRKPGWRYVGYPMPFWIGFLPGYGFHEGFLWSVPRTHGCLHLTGRDAERLYELIGPGTPVSIAKTQPEDQTLGKNVRHPEDEKAPDPPASFFLSDESFTTPWEDILRPGREPARGLGAKAPAATTRKEQEPDRSRGNGTGAPAPRPS